ATCTTCACACGGACGTTTCGCCTTTTCAAATCTTCCAGATCGGTTTTCAGAAACTCTTCCGGCAGTTTCATCAAATATTCCACTTCTTCTTTGGGTCGTTTCCAGTTCTCCGTTGAAAAGGAGTAAAGCGTTAGAGACTGGATGCCCAAATCATCCGCCGCACGGACAATTTCACGTACGGTTTTCATCCCTTCGCGGTGACCGGCGATGCGGGGAAGCCCCCTCTTTTTGGCCCAACGACCGTTCCCATCCATGATCACGGCCACATGCCGGGGAATGGGCCCCCTTTTCAAATCAAGCAGCCGAGCTTCATCCTTCGGTTTTTTATCTTCCGTATAACCGGTCAACCATTGTTTCAGTGTTTGGATCATGATCATTCCTCCGCACATTCCCTGTCGCGATACAACTCTAGTATAATATAAACCGTTTACCCAAGAAATGATTTGAAAAAAACCCCCTCATCCGTGAAGAAGAGGGGCTTCCCGAAAAACGCCGCGTTTTTCGCGGCGAAAACGCCTTCGGAACACGGTTCCTTGAGACATTTTGCGCACGCGGCTGTCAGATTTCCATAATCTCTTTTTCTTTGGCCGCTACAATCTTATCCGCTTCCTGAATAAATTTGTCGGTCAGTTTTTGAATCTCATCCTGCCCGCGACGGGATTCGTCCTCGGAGATATCTCCGTTTTTCTCTAATTTCTTGATATCATCGTTGGCGTCGCGTCGAATGTTTCGGATGGCCACTTTGGCTTCTTCGCCCGTCTTCTTGACTACCTTGACCAGCTCGGCACGCCGCTCCTGGGTCAACGCCGGCAAATTGATACGAATGACATTGCCGTCATTTGAAGGGGTCAGTCCCAGATCCGATTTCAGGATGGCGCGCTCAATTTCAGCCAGAGCGGATTTGTCCCACGGCTGAATTACCAGCGTGCGTGGATCCGGCGTGGAGATGTTGGCCAATTGGTTTACCGGCATTTCACTGCCGTAGTATTCGACCACCACTTTTTCCAGCAATGCCGGTGTCGCACGGCCGGCACGCAAAGCGGCCAAATCTTTCTTCAACACTTGAATCGCTTTCTCCATCTTATC
This portion of the Polycladomyces subterraneus genome encodes:
- the frr gene encoding ribosome recycling factor; protein product: MLEPVKKQATDKMEKAIQVLKKDLAALRAGRATPALLEKVVVEYYGSEMPVNQLANISTPDPRTLVIQPWDKSALAEIERAILKSDLGLTPSNDGNVIRINLPALTQERRAELVKVVKKTGEEAKVAIRNIRRDANDDIKKLEKNGDISEDESRRGQDEIQKLTDKFIQEADKIVAAKEKEIMEI